Proteins from one Gimesia maris genomic window:
- a CDS encoding DUF2200 domain-containing protein: MNSTSPHDERMAKLTFAEVYPHYVTKIEKKGRTRDELHQVITWLTGFNKKALEKHIKDEITFKQFFQKAKLNPNAHLITGMICGYRIEEIKNPLTQQVRYLDKLVDELAKGRKMEKILRTE, translated from the coding sequence ATGAACAGCACATCCCCCCACGATGAACGCATGGCGAAACTCACGTTTGCTGAAGTGTATCCACACTATGTGACTAAGATCGAAAAGAAAGGCCGGACCAGAGATGAATTGCATCAGGTCATTACCTGGCTGACGGGATTCAACAAAAAGGCCTTGGAAAAACACATCAAAGACGAGATAACATTTAAACAATTCTTTCAGAAAGCGAAATTAAACCCCAACGCACACCTGATAACAGGCATGATTTGCGGCTATCGAATCGAAGAGATCAAGAATCCATTAACGCAGCAGGTTCGGTACCTTGATAAGCTGGTCGACGAACTGGCAAAAGGGCGGAAGATGGAAAAGATACTGCGAACAGAATAA
- a CDS encoding VOC family protein: MTVKRMDNVGIVVEDLDTAIDFFTELGLRLEGRAPIEGDWADNVTGLRDMRVEIAMLRTPDGHSRLELSRFLAPSVVTDHRSTPVNSLGYLRVMFTVEDIDDTLARLLKCGAELVDKVVQYEDMYRLCYIRGPEGILIGLAEELK, translated from the coding sequence ATGACAGTCAAACGCATGGACAACGTCGGCATCGTGGTAGAAGATCTCGATACGGCTATTGATTTTTTCACCGAACTGGGACTCAGGCTTGAGGGACGCGCCCCCATCGAAGGGGACTGGGCTGATAACGTCACAGGATTACGCGACATGCGCGTCGAAATCGCAATGCTGAGAACCCCGGACGGTCACAGCCGTCTTGAGCTCTCCCGGTTCCTTGCCCCGTCTGTCGTCACCGATCACCGCAGCACTCCCGTGAACTCACTCGGTTATCTGCGCGTCATGTTCACCGTGGAGGATATCGACGATACCCTCGCCCGGCTCCTCAAATGTGGTGCGGAACTCGTCGATAAAGTAGTCCAATACGAAGACATGTACCGGCTCTGCTACATCCGAGGCCCCGAAGGAATTCTCATCGGACTGGCCGAGGAACTCAAGTAA
- a CDS encoding carbonic anhydrase family protein gives MIRMKIQPLLACCLLGILLTGCAQNQPAVAEAVEEKTDKESSENVSDIKPLVNRVLTREEQAKLTPEEVLTLLKEGNQRFVAGTLTARDHSRQVREAALGQYPKAVILSCLDSRVPVEDVFDRGIGDIFVARVAGNFENTDILGSMEFACKVAGSKLVFVLGHESCGAVNGAIDGVELGNITSMLANIKPAVDHFKDYKGEKTSKNPEFVKMVIAQNVLGTIDRIRINSPILKEMEKQGEIKIVGGVYNMQTGEVDLLEQ, from the coding sequence ATGATCAGAATGAAAATTCAACCGTTGCTGGCCTGTTGTCTGTTGGGAATCTTGCTGACGGGCTGTGCACAAAATCAACCGGCCGTTGCCGAAGCTGTGGAGGAGAAAACCGACAAAGAGAGTTCCGAAAATGTGTCGGATATCAAACCGCTGGTGAATCGTGTTCTCACCCGGGAAGAGCAGGCAAAACTGACGCCGGAGGAAGTTCTGACTCTGTTGAAAGAAGGGAACCAGCGATTCGTGGCAGGAACCCTGACGGCCCGTGATCATTCCAGGCAGGTCCGTGAAGCAGCGCTGGGCCAGTATCCTAAAGCCGTTATTCTTTCCTGTCTTGACTCGCGTGTTCCCGTCGAAGATGTGTTTGATCGCGGCATTGGCGATATTTTCGTGGCCCGCGTGGCTGGTAACTTTGAGAACACCGATATCCTGGGCAGTATGGAGTTCGCCTGCAAAGTCGCGGGGTCCAAACTGGTATTCGTGCTGGGGCATGAAAGTTGTGGTGCCGTAAATGGAGCCATTGACGGCGTCGAACTGGGCAATATCACCTCCATGCTGGCGAACATCAAACCGGCCGTCGATCACTTTAAAGATTACAAAGGCGAGAAAACAAGTAAGAATCCCGAGTTCGTCAAAATGGTGATCGCACAAAACGTTCTGGGTACGATCGACCGCATCAGAATCAACAGCCCGATTCTCAAAGAGATGGAAAAGCAGGGCGAGATCAAAATCGTGGGCGGTGTTTACAATATGCAGACCGGCGAGGTTGATTTGCTGGAACAGTAA
- a CDS encoding Tm-1-like ATP-binding domain-containing protein produces the protein MPQTVYALATMDTKADELCFVADTIRKTGLEVTLVDLSTRGSSEQTNITAQTVAASHPDGPDFLQQQTDRGQAVTEMAAALRNWLPDEVNAKQVAGVIAIGGSGGTASVSPAIQALPVGFPKLIVSTVASGDTRPYVGHSDITMMYSVVDVSGLNSVSRRILSNAAHAIAGMVTPSSEFTDDRPTLGMTMFDATKSEHDDVLLLCHGGPIAMPDDAQCIFDRVPGIDGFYGASSMERLPTEIAETDQVRQFGDLRLANN, from the coding sequence ATGCCGCAAACCGTCTATGCGCTCGCCACGATGGACACCAAAGCCGACGAACTCTGCTTTGTAGCAGACACAATTCGCAAAACGGGGCTCGAAGTCACGCTGGTCGACTTAAGTACCCGCGGCTCTTCAGAGCAAACCAATATCACCGCGCAGACGGTTGCAGCCTCCCATCCCGACGGTCCCGACTTCCTGCAGCAACAAACTGACCGGGGGCAGGCTGTGACAGAGATGGCAGCAGCGCTGCGCAACTGGCTGCCGGATGAGGTCAATGCAAAACAGGTGGCAGGTGTGATCGCGATCGGGGGAAGCGGCGGAACAGCGAGTGTTTCCCCCGCGATTCAGGCACTCCCCGTCGGTTTTCCCAAACTGATCGTCTCGACCGTCGCCAGCGGGGATACACGGCCTTACGTGGGACACAGTGATATCACTATGATGTACTCCGTCGTCGATGTGTCAGGGCTCAACTCGGTCTCGCGGCGGATACTGAGCAACGCCGCCCATGCCATCGCCGGCATGGTGACTCCTTCTTCTGAATTCACTGACGACAGACCCACTCTCGGCATGACGATGTTCGACGCCACAAAAAGCGAGCACGACGACGTTTTGCTGCTCTGTCATGGCGGTCCGATTGCGATGCCCGACGACGCCCAGTGTATCTTTGACCGCGTACCAGGAATCGATGGTTTCTATGGCGCCAGTTCGATGGAACGGCTGCCGACCGAAATCGCTGAAACGGATCAGGTCCGACAGTTTGGGGATCTGCGTTTAGCGAATAATTAA
- a CDS encoding EthD family reductase, with protein MYRLTVMYGHPQDPAEFDRYYHEVHIPLAKTMKGLTGWTIGKCISAEAGSPPPYYLMVSLYAESAAGMQAVLESPEGQATIADVSNFATGGVMFMYNEEQVLIPVDLKGS; from the coding sequence ATGTATCGACTGACTGTCATGTACGGACACCCGCAAGACCCTGCCGAATTTGATCGCTATTATCACGAAGTCCATATCCCCCTGGCAAAAACCATGAAAGGCCTCACCGGCTGGACCATCGGCAAATGCATTTCCGCAGAAGCAGGCAGCCCTCCGCCTTATTACCTGATGGTCAGCCTGTATGCGGAATCGGCTGCCGGGATGCAGGCGGTTCTCGAAAGCCCGGAAGGTCAGGCCACCATCGCAGATGTCTCCAATTTTGCCACCGGCGGCGTTATGTTTATGTATAATGAGGAACAGGTATTGATTCCTGTCGACTTGAAAGGATCGTGA
- a CDS encoding sulfatase family protein, whose translation MKSFTQSIRPILILSGLFLSLFLPIAHAADKQSNIVYILADDLGYGDVSCYNPESKIKTPHIDRLAAEGMKFTDAHTPSAVCTPTRYGILTGRYCWRTRLKYRVLDGFDPPLIEQDQVTVPSLLKKAGYDTACIGKWHLGMQWTDKNGQPVPAVPIDRRQRPRVGDDVDYTKPILGGPLTSGFDYYFGISASLNMSPFCFIRNDRPVILPTIPSERIQTEFLSVDQGMRSPDFTIRSVMPTLTGEAVKYIERHGKESPERPFFLYFPLTAPHLPLVPNDEFKGKSAAGEYGDFVLEVDATVGAIMDALQRTGVAENTLVIFTSDNGGLYHWWTPQETDDLKHYKPNHRGQYVKDRGHQGNAHLRGTKADIWEGGHRVPFIVRWPGKTPADSTNDELVELTDLLATCAAITDTKLPDGDAQDSVNILPALLGKKSDTPLREYAIHHSLWGHFSVRQGPWKMIPKRGSGGFTRAREVEPAAGEPTGQLYNLKQDPSETKNVWLEHPEVVKPLSAILEQVQKQ comes from the coding sequence ATGAAGTCTTTCACGCAATCGATCCGTCCGATTTTAATTCTCTCCGGTCTGTTCCTGAGTCTTTTTCTGCCAATTGCTCACGCTGCCGATAAGCAGTCGAACATCGTGTATATACTGGCCGATGATCTCGGTTACGGTGACGTGAGTTGTTACAACCCGGAATCGAAAATCAAAACGCCGCACATTGATCGGCTGGCGGCAGAAGGGATGAAATTCACCGATGCCCATACGCCGTCTGCCGTCTGTACGCCGACGCGGTACGGGATTCTGACCGGTCGCTACTGCTGGCGGACGCGATTGAAATACCGGGTACTGGATGGCTTCGATCCGCCTCTCATCGAACAGGACCAGGTCACCGTCCCTTCACTGCTGAAAAAAGCGGGTTACGACACCGCGTGTATCGGAAAATGGCATCTGGGTATGCAATGGACAGACAAGAATGGCCAGCCGGTTCCCGCTGTTCCCATCGACCGACGTCAGCGTCCCCGCGTGGGGGATGACGTCGATTACACGAAACCGATTCTCGGCGGCCCCTTGACCAGCGGCTTCGACTATTACTTCGGCATCTCGGCTTCACTGAATATGTCTCCTTTCTGTTTCATCAGAAACGATCGCCCCGTAATTCTTCCTACCATTCCTTCGGAACGGATTCAGACCGAATTTCTTTCTGTCGATCAGGGCATGCGTTCCCCTGATTTTACAATCCGCAGCGTGATGCCCACACTCACGGGAGAAGCCGTCAAATACATCGAACGGCACGGGAAAGAATCTCCCGAACGGCCCTTCTTTCTGTATTTCCCGCTCACTGCACCGCATCTGCCGCTGGTGCCGAACGACGAATTTAAAGGCAAAAGTGCAGCCGGCGAATATGGTGATTTTGTGCTTGAGGTGGATGCGACTGTCGGAGCAATTATGGATGCCCTGCAGCGTACCGGCGTGGCCGAGAACACGCTGGTGATTTTCACCTCTGACAATGGCGGACTATATCACTGGTGGACGCCTCAGGAAACCGATGACCTCAAACATTACAAGCCCAATCATCGCGGGCAGTACGTTAAAGACCGTGGCCATCAGGGGAACGCCCACCTGCGCGGTACGAAGGCTGACATCTGGGAGGGCGGCCATCGGGTCCCCTTTATCGTCCGCTGGCCCGGCAAGACTCCGGCTGACTCAACCAATGACGAACTGGTAGAACTCACCGATCTGCTGGCAACCTGTGCCGCGATTACTGATACAAAGCTGCCTGACGGAGACGCACAAGACAGCGTCAATATTCTACCCGCCCTGCTCGGTAAGAAAAGTGATACGCCACTGCGAGAGTATGCCATCCATCATTCGCTGTGGGGTCACTTCTCCGTTCGGCAGGGACCGTGGAAGATGATTCCCAAACGAGGTTCGGGCGGCTTCACCCGTGCCCGCGAAGTCGAACCCGCAGCAGGAGAACCGACAGGACAGCTCTACAACCTTAAACAGGATCCTTCAGAAACAAAGAACGTCTGGCTGGAACATCCGGAAGTTGTGAAACCACTCTCAGCAATTCTGGAACAAGTCCAGAAACAGTAA
- a CDS encoding sulfatase family protein yields MTQHSLKSTCLPLSLFFLLGMLTHSALAAKPPNILLIVSEDNGPELGCYGDPYAKTPHLDQLAKQGVRFENAFVPYSVCSPSRACFLTGKYPHQNGQIGLATHKFALYQKETPNFVTLLKEQGYQTGLIGKLHVNPEDAFPFDFRAIRSANFNRREPVTAYASQAAKFFARTKDQPWFLSVNFPDAHLPFIQQANGRPAHPLTADDVKPMPWVGVDTPRLRKQVANYYNCMARLDTGVGLLLNELDKAGATENTLIFYIGDHGAQFPRGKGSVYEGGLRVPLIVSWPGKTHPGMVRKELTSTLDLLPTALAAAGREIPEELAGRDLTPLLTDAPVKNWRDYIFGFTTGSFPRNCYIQHSLRDERYKLISNPRPGTENLIADSYLDESHLHFVISGATAADQKTISPQTKQVFTRWSQPPRYELYDLQQDPCEWNNLAEDPDYTMVKTRLINALTKLQQQTRDPFLDPANLEAFVKEQLNNRDMKYRKQKDFRWSYLDSFANWRAEQ; encoded by the coding sequence ATGACACAACACTCTCTGAAATCAACTTGTCTTCCCCTGTCACTGTTTTTTCTGCTCGGGATGCTCACCCATTCTGCGCTTGCTGCCAAACCACCCAATATTCTGTTAATCGTTTCGGAAGACAATGGTCCAGAATTGGGCTGTTACGGCGACCCGTATGCGAAAACACCGCACCTTGATCAACTGGCGAAACAGGGAGTTCGGTTTGAAAACGCGTTCGTGCCTTACTCGGTATGTTCGCCTTCGCGGGCCTGTTTCCTGACAGGGAAATACCCACATCAGAATGGTCAGATCGGCCTGGCAACGCATAAATTTGCATTGTACCAGAAGGAGACCCCCAATTTTGTCACGCTGTTGAAGGAACAGGGTTATCAAACGGGGCTGATCGGAAAACTCCATGTAAATCCTGAAGATGCGTTTCCATTTGATTTTCGCGCGATCCGCTCTGCGAATTTCAATCGCCGGGAACCGGTGACTGCTTACGCCTCTCAAGCGGCGAAATTCTTTGCGCGAACGAAAGACCAGCCCTGGTTTCTGTCGGTCAACTTTCCCGACGCGCATCTCCCCTTCATTCAACAAGCGAACGGACGACCAGCCCACCCCCTGACTGCCGACGATGTGAAACCGATGCCCTGGGTCGGCGTTGACACACCACGCCTGCGGAAACAGGTAGCCAACTACTATAATTGTATGGCCCGTCTGGATACGGGAGTGGGTTTACTGCTGAATGAACTCGATAAAGCGGGAGCAACCGAAAACACACTCATCTTCTACATCGGCGATCATGGAGCCCAGTTTCCACGCGGCAAGGGAAGCGTCTACGAAGGTGGACTCCGTGTCCCGTTGATCGTCTCCTGGCCAGGGAAAACACACCCGGGAATGGTGCGGAAGGAACTGACCTCAACTCTGGACCTGTTACCGACCGCCCTCGCGGCTGCAGGAAGAGAGATTCCCGAAGAGCTGGCAGGACGTGACCTGACACCTTTACTCACAGACGCACCTGTCAAGAACTGGCGTGACTATATTTTCGGCTTCACAACCGGTTCTTTTCCGCGAAACTGTTACATCCAGCATTCACTTCGCGATGAGAGATATAAACTGATTTCCAATCCACGACCGGGGACAGAGAATCTGATCGCCGACAGTTATCTCGACGAATCGCATCTTCATTTTGTCATTTCTGGAGCAACCGCCGCTGACCAGAAAACAATTTCTCCACAAACAAAACAGGTGTTTACCCGCTGGTCTCAACCCCCTCGTTATGAACTGTATGACCTGCAGCAGGATCCCTGTGAATGGAATAATCTTGCCGAGGATCCTGATTATACAATGGTGAAGACTCGACTGATCAACGCTTTGACAAAACTGCAACAGCAGACCCGCGATCCTTTTCTCGACCCCGCGAATCTCGAAGCGTTCGTCAAGGAACAACTCAACAACCGAGATATGAAATACCGTAAGCAGAAGGATTTTCGCTGGTCCTACCTGGATTCCTTTGCCAACTGGCGGGCAGAGCAGTAG
- a CDS encoding SDR family oxidoreductase, whose amino-acid sequence MSDKVAVITAAGSGMGAAIARKLAEQEFKVVILSSSGRGEALAEELGGVGVTGSNQKPEDLKRLVETAVDSFGGIDVVVNSAGHGPKGQILEISDDDWHQALDVYFLNVVRIARLVTPILQSRGGGPIINISTFAAFEPDPLFPTSGAFRASLAAFTKLYADQYASDNIRMNNILPGFIDSLPETEERRLRIPMGRYGTMDEISETVAFLVSDGAKYITGQNLRIDGGLTRSV is encoded by the coding sequence ATGTCAGATAAAGTTGCAGTTATTACAGCGGCTGGTAGCGGAATGGGTGCTGCGATTGCTCGAAAGCTTGCTGAACAGGAATTTAAGGTTGTGATCCTCTCTTCCTCAGGTCGCGGTGAAGCGCTGGCCGAAGAACTGGGCGGTGTTGGTGTCACCGGATCGAATCAAAAGCCGGAAGATTTAAAACGACTCGTAGAGACCGCCGTAGATTCCTTTGGAGGAATCGACGTGGTCGTCAACAGCGCTGGCCATGGTCCTAAAGGACAGATTCTCGAAATCAGTGATGACGACTGGCATCAGGCATTGGACGTCTATTTTCTCAATGTCGTGCGCATCGCGCGGCTGGTCACTCCGATCCTGCAGTCCCGTGGAGGGGGACCGATAATCAATATATCCACATTTGCAGCATTCGAACCAGATCCGCTGTTCCCCACCTCAGGCGCGTTTCGTGCCAGTCTCGCCGCGTTTACCAAGCTATATGCCGATCAATACGCGTCTGATAACATTCGTATGAATAACATTCTACCTGGATTCATTGACAGCCTGCCCGAAACGGAAGAGCGGCGGCTGCGCATCCCCATGGGACGCTATGGCACGATGGACGAAATTTCGGAAACCGTGGCCTTTCTGGTTTCAGACGGTGCCAAATATATCACCGGCCAAAATCTCCGCATTGATGGCGGCCTGACTCGATCAGTTTAA
- a CDS encoding GNAT family N-acetyltransferase encodes MLDRLQQEWKEGTNRFDQAGEILLLAIQNQQVVGVCGLNRDPYTDDDRVGRVRRLYVSVDSRRRGIGRLLVTEIQNHCQGVFDQLRLRTDTPEADAFYRCLGFRRVKGDPECTHLREICQ; translated from the coding sequence ATGCTCGATCGTCTGCAACAGGAATGGAAAGAGGGAACAAATCGATTTGACCAGGCTGGCGAAATACTGCTTCTGGCAATTCAGAACCAGCAGGTTGTGGGCGTATGTGGTCTGAACCGCGATCCGTACACAGACGATGATCGCGTGGGTCGAGTCAGACGGTTATACGTCTCAGTAGACAGTCGACGCAGAGGAATCGGACGCCTGCTTGTCACAGAAATTCAGAACCACTGCCAGGGTGTGTTCGATCAACTGCGCCTGCGTACTGACACTCCGGAAGCCGATGCCTTTTATCGTTGCCTGGGTTTCCGCCGCGTAAAAGGAGATCCTGAATGTACCCATCTGCGAGAGATATGTCAGTGA
- a CDS encoding GNAT family N-acetyltransferase: protein MHIEEKIEHDIDPQLQDEITRLRNDCFPEDSKERSYFKQLPHFRFLAFEDEILVGQMGIDHRMISVGNSVFSIFGVIDLCIATSYRNRGIASELLEQLSALASEKGIDFLFLVADDHRLYQKNGFQFISTDLTWLRIDEHINYGVGRERFENELMVKQTGKKIWPDGPVDLLGYLF, encoded by the coding sequence ATGCATATTGAAGAAAAAATAGAACACGATATCGATCCTCAGCTTCAAGACGAGATTACCAGGCTGCGCAATGATTGCTTTCCCGAAGATTCGAAAGAAAGATCATATTTCAAACAGTTGCCTCATTTTAGATTTTTAGCGTTTGAGGACGAAATACTGGTTGGACAAATGGGGATTGACCATCGAATGATCTCAGTTGGGAATTCAGTGTTCTCTATATTTGGAGTGATAGATTTATGTATTGCCACCAGTTACAGAAACAGAGGCATTGCTTCAGAGTTACTGGAACAACTTTCGGCATTGGCGAGTGAGAAAGGAATCGATTTTCTGTTCCTCGTTGCCGATGATCATCGTTTGTATCAAAAAAATGGATTTCAATTCATCTCGACCGACCTTACCTGGCTCAGAATTGATGAGCACATAAATTATGGAGTCGGAAGGGAGCGTTTCGAAAATGAATTAATGGTCAAACAAACGGGAAAGAAAATCTGGCCGGATGGACCCGTTGATTTGCTGGGTTACCTCTTCTAA